The Carnobacterium divergens genome includes a window with the following:
- a CDS encoding LysM peptidoglycan-binding domain-containing protein encodes METTRKERISGEKSIKKHEQFKENSVVVKKGMAFVSTTLVMGTLALPTFSAVASANELAGNSQKTIESNLNNGTDSVTEAQAPAVESTNTDTSSVDTANSDSATSSESSEGTSTETPDSSQVTDSSATPDASEEPISKEEVKEADITEVQAPVANYAAAETMMMARSMAPQSFIASISDSATQIANENDLYASVMIAQAILESAWGGSALASAPNYNLFGIKGNYNGQSVAMKTLEDDGHGNYYEIIDYFRKYPSYHQSLQDYAQVIKGGPSWNHNYYSGAWKSNTSSYRDATAWLQGRYATDTSYASKLNRVIESNNLTQYDTGSTGGGTTTPGTGGNENTGGNGNTGGNTGGSNENTQTYVVKSGDTLWGIANQFGLTVANLKAMNNLSSDTIFVGQQLKVKGGSTTTPAPDPTPTPDPTPDPGNSSVYTVKSGDSLWGIANKNGVSVANLKAWNNLSSDMIFVGQKLTIKGGTGTVTPPTTPPTENTGNNNGNAGSTTGTYTVVSGDSLWAIANKNGVSVANLKAWNNLTTDTIFVGQKLTIKGGTTTAPTNPTTPPAGNNNNGSTTSGTYTVVSGDSLWAIANKNGVSVANLKAWNNLTTDTIFVGQKLTIKGGTTTAPTNPTTPPAGNSNSGSTTSGTYTVVSGDSLWAIANKNGVSVANLKAWNKLTTDTIFVGQKLTIKGGSTNNSSQPSTNNNQSKTYKVVSGDSLWAIANKNGVSVANLKAWNNLTSDTIFVGQTLKMN; translated from the coding sequence TAGTTATGGGTACGTTAGCTTTACCGACTTTTTCAGCAGTTGCAAGTGCAAATGAATTGGCAGGAAACAGTCAAAAAACAATCGAAAGCAACTTAAACAACGGTACAGATTCTGTTACGGAAGCTCAAGCGCCAGCTGTAGAGTCAACAAATACAGATACTTCTTCAGTAGATACAGCCAATTCAGATTCAGCAACAAGTAGCGAATCTTCTGAAGGGACTTCGACTGAAACACCTGATTCTTCTCAAGTAACAGATTCTTCAGCAACACCAGATGCTAGTGAAGAACCAATTTCAAAAGAGGAAGTAAAAGAAGCCGATATTACGGAAGTTCAAGCGCCAGTTGCAAACTACGCGGCGGCAGAAACAATGATGATGGCTCGCAGTATGGCGCCACAATCATTTATCGCTTCAATTTCAGATTCAGCAACTCAAATTGCAAATGAAAATGATTTATACGCATCTGTTATGATTGCACAAGCTATTTTAGAAAGTGCTTGGGGTGGAAGTGCACTAGCTTCAGCACCAAACTATAACCTATTTGGAATCAAAGGGAATTATAATGGTCAATCAGTAGCGATGAAAACATTGGAAGACGATGGCCATGGCAATTACTATGAAATTATCGATTATTTTAGAAAATACCCATCTTACCACCAATCTTTACAAGATTACGCACAAGTAATCAAAGGTGGACCAAGTTGGAATCATAATTATTACTCTGGTGCTTGGAAGAGCAACACTTCTTCTTACCGTGATGCAACAGCTTGGTTACAAGGACGTTATGCAACAGATACATCTTACGCTTCAAAATTGAATCGTGTTATTGAATCAAATAATCTAACTCAATACGATACAGGCAGTACAGGAGGCGGAACAACAACCCCTGGAACTGGTGGCAACGAAAATACAGGCGGAAATGGCAATACGGGTGGTAATACAGGCGGTTCAAATGAAAATACTCAAACGTATGTCGTTAAATCAGGGGATACATTATGGGGCATTGCCAATCAATTTGGCTTAACTGTAGCGAATTTAAAAGCAATGAACAACCTAAGTTCAGATACGATTTTTGTTGGACAACAATTAAAAGTCAAAGGTGGTTCAACAACTACTCCAGCGCCAGATCCAACACCAACACCAGACCCAACGCCAGATCCTGGCAATAGCTCAGTCTATACAGTAAAATCAGGTGATTCGTTATGGGGAATTGCCAATAAAAACGGTGTATCTGTAGCAAACTTAAAAGCATGGAACAACTTATCTAGTGATATGATTTTTGTAGGACAAAAATTAACTATTAAAGGCGGTACAGGTACAGTAACTCCGCCAACAACACCTCCAACCGAAAATACTGGTAATAATAATGGCAATGCAGGTTCAACAACTGGAACGTATACAGTAGTAAGTGGCGATTCACTGTGGGCAATTGCGAATAAAAATGGCGTATCCGTAGCGAATTTAAAAGCGTGGAATAACTTAACAACCGATACGATTTTTGTAGGACAAAAATTAACCATTAAAGGTGGCACAACTACTGCACCAACAAATCCAACAACACCGCCAGCAGGGAATAATAATAATGGTTCAACAACAAGTGGAACGTATACAGTAGTAAGTGGCGATTCACTATGGGCAATTGCGAATAAAAACGGCGTATCTGTAGCGAATTTAAAAGCGTGGAATAACTTAACAACCGATACGATTTTTGTTGGACAAAAATTAACCATTAAAGGTGGCACAACCACTGCACCAACAAATCCAACAACGCCGCCAGCAGGGAACTCGAATAGTGGCTCAACAACAAGTGGAACGTATACAGTAGTAAGTGGCGATTCACTATGGGCAATTGCGAATAAAAACGGCGTATCCGTGGCAAACTTAAAAGCCTGGAACAAGTTAACAACCGATACAATTTTTGTTGGTCAAAAACTAACTATCAAAGGTGGTTCAACTAATAACTCAAGTCAACCATCGACAAATAACAATCAATCGAAAACGTATAAAGTCGTAAGTGGCGATTCGTTATGGGCGATTGCCAATAAAAATGGTGTATCCGTAGCAAACTTAAAAGCGTGGAATAACTTAACAAGCGATACGATTTTTGTAGGACAAACGTTAAAAATGAACTAA